In the genome of Phaeodactylum tricornutum CCAP 1055/1 chromosome 18, whole genome shotgun sequence, one region contains:
- a CDS encoding predicted protein: protein MTYNYCFPAFAVESKITATHRIFAVGPENNLCCYDWQKTCKPENKAKAEDIPEVKSMQQQQQGEEDDDTGACCGCRKADFRTRHERCLDEAQSYQRKFPHAPPLASTSLRSFRTAESFRLVDARTEPEQAVSMIQGAVSLQQFRKEMESRSCIHQVLASSETEELLEGTKDPSKPAIIVYCTIGYRSGLEATHLRRQYPDLEVYSLDGIVAYTHALEGCGLPSSVPPDVQELPPLIDPKTSRVTRVIHTFGGAWDLAPSSYNTVQFRPLALVSRLAQVGGTVVVRTIQGVLSRPTTTPATNIDWHSKSE, encoded by the exons ATGACCTATAATTATTGCTTTCCTGCTTTTGCTGTGGAGTCAAAAATTACGGCAACACATCGTATTTTTGCTGTTGGTCCGGAAAATAACCTTTGCTGCTATGATTGGCAAAAAACGTGTA AACCAGAAAATAAGGCGAAAGCGGAGGACATCCCCGAAGTAAAATCtatgcaacaacaacaacaaggcgaggaagacgacgataccGGAGCCTGCTGTGGTTGCCGAAAGGCCGATTTTCGCACTCGTCACGAGCGTTGTTTAGACGAAGCGCAATCTTACCAACGTAAATTTCCACATGCTCCACCCCTGGCTTCCACCTCTTTAAGATCGTTTCGAACTGCTGAATCGTTCCGCTTAGTGGACGCCCGGACCGAACCCGAGCAAGCTGTGTCCATGATACAAGGCGCCGTGTCGCTGCAACAAtttcgcaaagaaatggaatccAGATCTTGTATACATCAAGTTCTGGCTAGTAGTGAAACGGAAGAACTGCTTGAAGGAACCAAAGATCCATCGAAACCTGCAATCATTGTGTACTGTACGATAGGATATCGGTCAGGCTTGGAAGCGACCCACTTAAGACGGCAATACCCTGACTTGGAGGTTTACAGTCTAGACGGGATCGTTGCTTACACGCATGCCCTCGAAGGTTGCGGTTTGCCGTCGTCCGTGCCGCCAGACGTGCAAGAATTGCCACCTTTGATTGATCCTAAAACTTCTCGCGTCACCCGAGTGATTCACACATTTGGGGGTGCTTGGGATTTGGCACCGTCCAGTTACAATACAGTTCAGTTTCGACCGTTGGCGCTCGTGTCCCGTCTCGCCCAGGTTGGCGGTACAGTGGTTGTGCGAACGATACAGGGCGTCCTCAGCCGACCAACCACGACGCCTGCCACAAATATAGATTGGCATTCAAAAAGCGAATAA
- a CDS encoding predicted protein yields MPQQPLSPRSDHSMGTRTDASTTPSIGDDKETGPVAPLVAASRHLLQSNGSILGRHVAQAILPKFPTLLSALPIDSMHPALSCIDGRKPITCAQIREFVLGLGTQLHNHGWGRGNRVAVVLPNGPELALALWGIGAWCCCVPLNANGAAMELESDLVASSCCLVIGVQGSTTRQLANKLNISFGGLTPDRFHAGLFSLSLPDAPHGLQSVCTRAVERDRSAGDPISPVSTIVKQTTVAPVPNAHDDIVLVLFTSGTTGSKKLVPHRLGDLLVSAACIAVSWNLTPADINCNLMPLFHVGGIVRQVFSPILSGGCVICCPSFDPLIFWNLLRSQSFTWYYAAPTMHQLILQTGRAEGFIEGNGSNETTTINPKLRMIANAAGGLLPSLARELQHIFGAAVLPSYGMTECMPISSPPATYQLEKPGTSGVSVGPELAILNLKTLDLLDHGKEGPICVRNEPCFRGYEDTPQEASFLPGGWFNTGDLGYIDEDGFLYITGRSKEVINRGGEIISPLEVEEALNGHVDVAASIAFSTQHSVLQEVVGIVIVPQPGRPRIDLPALHEFLGQGRLAAPKWPQCIVYMDSLPKSNTNKLLRVMLGQRLGLPELNDSMYSIDRTFQAKCPKPGTSVSVAIPCERVALPSDQVQQILREALVTNVNQEIVVVHHPTRMGSLVAYVYQVDRVAVIAAAKERLHAYAVPSHVVQMPSPFQVELDISPPQPSDAVGSILQKASNSGQGPMNPLVLSLQELFQELLDLDCLPAPRTNFFNLGGSSMLASQLASRVRKQHDVPFGGAEVFHHSSCEDIATLIRERQDGEWDICSSVANGDLASVASSLFSRNLDLKSTPFDPNKMNHSSSCCATFLQLMPLFVIYPVWQLSRFYLFFRLLLILLNAVPGGHHLVAFIISVVVFHFLWVLLTPLLFVLIKWTMIGTYRKGRYPLWGEYYLRWWFVDVMRKLIGRGIWGSNAATLNLYYRLLGARIGRYARISLEADIAEFDLINIGEGACIEYSTLRPFGVDNGAMILGPMGVGSFSSVGARSVVAPYTFIPDDTHLGAATSSYEISTLHINQSKQYNRQAFPEPGILAQLFVCRPIVFLVETMSHIPALLILYWMISMPWHDNEAFDTMSHLMEWLCNVRRIPFYIGIHVARALLAPIFQMGAAILVKRYIIGSFKPGPRDTASQWQLCRHQLVSTLFSRQNMQDCTELLGRHYELVSVLYRVLGAKVGNRVFWPGHQPVFSGEFDLLEIGDDVVFGSRATMICTTIDSCEKITLSAGSNVSDNAVVLPGSMLGKNAVLGSNAVCPGDWYLPEASVWFGAIAGEPVMLEKGVEDISHHILSSEVSPDRIQMQGDESTLRPFGKAFYYRQAPYFVLPMSFMILFTVLSKIMISLVHTVPLLGALHATAVYFYGHHDTQAYDSVSVASSQMYIVLLSFFLLTHAGRVAVWIGIELGAKWLFVGRRQPGRYNWDKTPYIQNWELYQIITKVRSSGRTNFMDLLAGTPFLVAFFRGLGCTIGRDCCLYPAGADPFMPEPDLVQMGDRCVIDCASVACHLNTRGNFELVKITLENDVTLRTRSRIQQGVHMENNSMLLEKSLAMTGEEIEANSVWQGAPAVLLFSYDTTTMATGRSTCSSDTSDSILDGGFV; encoded by the coding sequence ATGCCGCAACAACCGTTGTCTCCACGCTCTGACCATTCAATGGGAACAAGGACTGATGCAAGTACTACTCCTTCCATAGGGGATGACAAGGAAACTGGTCCAGTCGCGCCCCTGGTGGCCGCGTCTCGGCACTTGCTTCAATCCAACGGAAGTATTCTCGGACGGCACGTGGCCCAGGCGATTCTTCCCAAGTTTCCCACATTGCTATCTGCCTTACCAATAGACAGTATGCACCCCGCTCTGTCTTGCATTGACGGCCGGAAACCTATTACGTGCGCACAAATTCGCGAGTTTGTGCTTGGGTTGGGGACGCAGCTTCACAACCACGGGTGGGGTCGGGGTAATCGGGTGGCGGTGGTCCTTCCCAACGGACCAGAACTTGCTTTAGCACTCTGGGGGATTGGTGCTTGGTGTTGCTGCGTCCCTCTCAACGCTAACGGAGCTGCCATGGAACTCGAATCCGATCTGGTGGCATCATCCTGTTGCCTTGTCATCGGCGTGCAAGGCAGCACCACTCGGCAACTAGCCAACAAGCTCAACATTTCCTTTGGCGGATTGACGCCCGATAGATTTCACGCTGGCTTGTTTTCCCTCAGCTTACCAGATGCACCACACGGATTGCAAAGCGTTTGTACGAGGGCGGTCGAGCGGGATCGCAGTGCCGGAGATCCCATCTCTCCCGTCAGCACCATCGTCAAACAGACGACCGTCGCACCGGTACCGAATGCACACGACGACATCGTTCTCGTTTTGTTTACGTCCGGGACGACCGGAAGTAAAAAGCTTGTACCCCACCGTCTCGGCGATTTACTTGTCTCGGCAGCTTGCATTGCCGTATCATGGAACTTGACTCCGGCGGACATCAACTGCAATCTTATGCCACTATTTCACGTTGGTGGTATCGTGCGTCAAGTGTTTTCACCCATCCTATCCGGTGGCTGTGTTATTTGCTGTCCGAGCTTTGACCCTTTGATATTTTGGAACTTATTGCGCTCACAATCCTTCACTTGGTACTATGCTGCTCCTACCATGCATCAGTTAATACTACAAACCGGAAGGGCCGAAGGATTTATTGAGGGAAATGGCAGTAACGAAACGACAACTATCAACCCAAAGTTGCGTATGATCGCCAACGCCGCAGGTGGACTCTTACCCAGCCTAGCCCGAGAGCTACAACATATCTTTGGGGCCGCTGTCCTACCGAGTTATGGGATGACCGAGTGCATGCCCATCAGCTCTCCTCCGGCGACGTATCAATTGGAAAAGCCAGGAACCAGCGGAGTATCCGTGGGGCCAGAACTTGCAATTCTAAACTTGAAGACGTTAGATTTGCTTGACCATGGTAAGGAAGGCCCAATTTGTGTTCGGAACGAACCCTGTTTCAGAGGGTATGAAGACACTCCCCAAGAAGCTTCGTTTTTGCCCGGCGGTTGGTTCAACACTGGTGATCTCGGTTACATAGACGAAGATGGATTCTTGTACATCACAGGACGATCCAAAGAAGTTATAAACCGCGGTGGAGAGATCATTTCGCCACTCGAAGTAGAAGAGGCTCTGAACGGTCACGTAGATGTAGCTGCATCAATTGCCTTTTCTACGCAGCATTCCGTCTTGCAAGAAGTAGTTGGCATTGTGATCGTGCCGCAACCTGGTCGGCCACGAATCGATTTACCGGCTTTGCATGAATTTTTGGGGCAAGGCCGATTGGCCGCACCCAAGTGGCCACAATGTATTGTGTACATGGACAGTCTGCCGAAGTCGAATACAAACAAGTTGCTGAGAGTAATGTTGGGTCAGCGACTGGGTTTGCCTGAATTGAACGACTCTATGTACTCGATTGATCGCACATTCCAGGCCAAATGCCCCAAACCAGGCACTTCCGTCTCTGTAGCTATTCCTTGTGAGCGGGTAGCACTGCCTTCGGATCAAGTACAGCAAATCCTCCGGGAAGCACTCGTGACAAACGTTAATCAAGAGATTGTTGTGGTTCACCATCCGACCCGAATGGGTAGTCTTGTGGCTTACGTCTATCAAGTGGATCGAGTTGCGGTCATAGCAGCTGCCAAAGAGCGGCTGCATGCATATGCTGTGCCCTCTCATGTCGTACAGATGCCATCTCCGTTTCAGGTGGAATTGGATATCAGTCCACCGCAGCCGTCAGACGCAGTCGGCTCAATTTTGCAGAAGGCCTCGAACTCAGGGCAAGGACCGATGAATCCGCTTGTACTGAGCTTGCAGGAGCTATTTCAGGAATTGCTCGATTTGGACTGCTTACCGGCGCCTCGGACTAACTTTTTTAATTTGGGCGGTTCATCGATGTTGGCATCCCAGCTGGCCAGCAGAGTCCGGAAGCAGCATGACGTACCATTTGGAGGTGCCGAAGTTTTTCATCACTCCAGCTGCGAGGATATTGCGACTTTGATTCGCGAACGACAAGACGGAGAGTGGGATATCTGCTCTTCCGTCGCCAATGGTGATCTAGCCAGCGTAGCGTCTTCCTTGTTTTCACGAAATCTGGACCTCAAGAGTACGCCGTTTGATCCGAATAAGATGAATCACTCCTCGAGCTGCTGCGCAACATTTCTTCAATTGATGCCTCTTTTTGTGATTTACCCTGTGTGGCAGCTTTCACGATTCTACTtgttttttcgtttgctgcTGATTCTGCTCAACGCTGTGCCGGGTGGACACCATTTAGTCGCCTTTATTATCTCAGTCGTGGTCTTTCACTTTTTGTGGGTCCTTTTGACGCCACTATTGTTTGTTCTGATCAAATGGACTATGATTGGGACCTATAGGAAGGGCAGGTATCCTCTTTGGGGAGAGTACTATTTGAGATGGTGGTTCGTCGACGTCATGCGCAAATTAATTGGTCGTGGCATTTGGGGATCGAATGCCGCAACTCTGAACCTTTATTACCGTCTTCTTGGTGCTCGGATCGGTAGGTACGCCCGGATCAGTCTAGAAGCCGACATTGCCGAATTCGACCTCATCAACATTGGAGAAGGCGCATGCATAGAATACTCAACACTACGTCCCTTCGGTGTGGACAATGGAGCCATGATATTGGGTCCGATGGGGGTTGGAAGCTTTTCTAGCGTTGGTGCGCGCTCCGTAGTGGCGCCGTACACGTTTATCCCGGACGATACGCACTTGGGAGCTGCTACGTCAAGCTATGAAATCAGCACTCTACACATAAACCAGTCCAAGCAATACAATCGTCAAGCCTTTCCGGAACCTGGCATCTTGGCCCAACTATTTGTCTGTCGTCCGATTGTTTTCTTGGTAGAAACGATGTCACATATTCCAGCATTACTCATTCTGTATTGGATGATCAGCATGCCATGGCATGACAATGAAGCCTTCGATACAATGAGCCACTTGATGGAATGGTTGTGTAATGTTCGAAGAATACCTTTCTACATTGGGATTCATGTGGCCCGAGCTCTTCTGGCACCAATTTTTCAAATGGGTGCAGCAATCCTGGTGAAAAGGTATATCATCGGCTCGTTCAAACCTGGCCCTCGCGACACAGCGTCGCAATGGCAACTATGTCGCCATCAGCTGGTTTCAACATTATTTTCCCGGCAAAATATGCAGGACTGCACGGAGCTATTGGGTCGACATTACGAGCTTGTCAGTGTCCTCTATCGTGTTTTGGGAGCCAAGGTGGGAAATCGAGTGTTTTGGCCAGGCCACCAACCTGTGTTTTCGGGAGAGTTTGATCTATTGGAGATTGGCGATGACGTCGTGTTTGGTTCTCGAGCGACCATGATCTGCACAACGATCGATTCTTGTGAAAAGATAACTTTAAGTGCCGGATCAAATGTATCGGACAATGCCGTGGTGCTTCCGGGTAGCATGCTGGGGAAAAACGCGGTTCTCGGATCAAACGCGGTTTGTCCTGGAGACTGGTATCTCCCTGAAGCTAGCGTGTGGTTTGGAGCGATAGCCGGCGAACCCGTTATGTTGGAAAAGGGAGTGGAAGACATCAGTCATCATATTCTTTCATCTGAGGTTTCGCCGGATAGGATTCAGATGCAAGGAGATGAATCGACGCTTCGTCCCTTCGGCAAGGCTTTCTACTACAGACAAGCCCCATATTTCGTACTACCGATGAGTTTTATGATTTTATTCACGGTGCTCAGTAAGATCATGATTTCCCTGGTACATACTGTTCCCCTTCTGGGTGCGCTGCATGCCACGGCAGTTTATTTCTACGGCCATCACGACACCCAAGCATATGACTCTGTGTCGGTGGCTTCCTCACAGATGTACATTGTGCTGCtctctttttttcttctGACGCACGCGGGACGCGTGGCAGTGTGGATTGGCATTGAATTGGGGGCCAAGTGGTTGTTTGTGGGTCGGCGCCAGCCTGGTCGCTACAACTGGGACAAAACACCATACATTCAAAACTGGGAGTTGTATCAGATCATCACCAAGGTGCGATCGTCCGGGCGTACGAATTTTATGGACTTGTTGGCTGGTACTCCTTTTCTAGTTGCATTCTTTCGGGGTTTGGGTTGTACTATTGGTCGTGACTGCTGTCTGTACCCGGCTGGGGCAGACCCGTTCATGCCAGAACCTGACTTGGTGCAGATGGGTGACCGCTGTGTCATTGACTGCGCTTCTGTGGCCTGTCACCTGAATACTCGAGGAAACTTCGAATTGGTCAAAATTACGTTGGAGAATGACGTGACTCTGCGGACGCGGTCTCGCATTCAACAGGGTGTGCACATGGAGAACAATTCGATGTTGCTGGAAAAGAGTTTAGCCATGACCGGCGAAGAGATTGAGGCCAACAGTGTGTGGCAGGGGGCTCCGGCCGTCCTACTCTTTTCGTACGACACCACTACTATGGCGACGGGGAGATCGACCTGCTCTTCCGATACTTCGGACAGTATCTTAGACGGTGGCTTCGTCTAG